The DNA window CTGTAAGATAACCAGATCAGGGACCTGCTTGTAAGCCAGGTATAAGGTAAGTATCAGTATCAGGATAGCTATTAAGCCACCAAGCAAACCATGCCATATACCATAAAGCAGGAACGGTTTACGTATAAAGCCCTTTGTGGCGCCTACCAGCTGCATAGACTTAATTAAGAAACGCTGTGAGTAAATAGCCAGCCTGATGGTGTTATTTATCAGTGCGACAGACAGCACCACGAATATACCAGCGAAGGCCAGTATTACCAGGCTTATGGAGGTAAGGTTCTGGTTCATCTGGTCAACAAGTGACTGCTGGTATTTGACCTCTTTTACTAAAGGGTTCTTCAATAGATCCGCTTTAAATTTGTCTATGCCCGAGTTGTTGGCGTAGTCTGCCTTCAGGTAAACATCCAATGACTGCGACAGGGGATTGTAACCCAGGAATTTTACAAAATCCTCCCCAAGGTCTTTCTGCAGGTTGCGTGCAGCAAGCTCTTTACTTACATACTGGGTTTGCTTCACCATAACGTTGCCGTCCAGCTGTTTTTGCAGTTGCAGCACATCCGCCTCGTGGGCGGCATCGTCCATGAAAATGTTTAATACGATGTTCTCTTTTACGTAGCGCGAAAGGTTATTGGCATGTACCAATATCAGCCCCAGTAATCCTATCATCAGTAATACCATGGCTATACCAAAAACCGTAGAAATATATATGGTCTTGGTTTTTTTTGCCGACGCGCTTGTTTCGAATTCTTCCATTCTTGATCAGATATAAGATGCACAGCTGATAACGGATTAATACGCAACCAGTCTAAATCAACCTATTATCCTGCGAAAATAGCAAACCCCTGCTAAAGCTGAAAGGATATGCAGGATAATTAACAATTATTAACGATCCTGCATACCTGCCAAGTGATATAGATTACGCCGTCAACTCCTCGTAAGCTGCGGTTAGTCCGCGTTCTATGCCGCCACCTTGAAATTCGGTTACTCCGGGAATACTTTTTGCGGCAAGTATCTCCTCTTTGGTTTTGCCTGCTTTTATGCTGCTTTCTACGTAGGCTACCAGTTTCACTAGGAAGTCCTGCATTAATTTAAGGTCTTCTGCTGTGCCGGTAACTTTAACGGGGTCGAACGCGTGACCAAAAACATACTGTGTTTTACTGTCAAATGTCTTTAATGATGATTCCAGCGCCAATGGCCAATGCTTGCACGAAGCGCCTGCGCTACGGTCTATATATGGGTACATACGGTTAAATACAAGATCGCCGGTGTGAACAATATTAGCGTGCTCAAAATGGATCATAGCATCGCCGTTGGTATGGCCGGTGCCAAAGTAATGGGCAGCAATGCTTTCGTCGCCGTGTTTTATCTTCCACTTATCTGTAAAGGTAGTGTCGGGGTAAAGCTGTTTGTCATCATTACCGCCTTTGGCAGCAGCATTCTTCTGATTAGTAAGCGAGTTGGCATGAGCTGCTACCTTCTTCACTAAGCCTTTGAACGCGATGTTGCCGCTGGTATGGTCGCCATGGTGGTGAGTGTTGATAAGCCACTGAAAAGGTTTATCGCTTTTCTTTTGCATTTCAGCAATCAGGTGCGGCGCTGTATCCGGGAACTGCGCATCTACAACCACAATGCCTTCCTTATTTACCAGCCACGCAATGGTGCCACCTTTTTCGGTGAAGATGCCTACGTTGTTGCGGAGCGGAGTTACCTGGTAGCCGGGTTGGGCAAGTAAATTGGCAAAGCCACTTTTGCTTAGAAAAGCCAGTGCACCTGCTGTTAGTGCTGTTTGGGTTATAAATTGTCTGCGTTGCATATGTTTTTCTGATTGATGTTCTACTTATTGGTTCAGCAAGATAGCATTTAGCCGTTAATATTGATGGAATGACTGCGACACAAACTCCAGCACCACAGGTAACGAGGCACGCCAGTAGGTCCAGTTGTGAGCGCCGTCGCGTACGCGGTACTCGTGCGGAATATCTTTTTTACGCATTAAGTTGTGTACAAGGCCATTCCCTTCGTACAAGAAATCGTCGTCGCCTACATCCATAAACCAGCGCACTGCTTTCTTCTGTGCGTCGGGCATGGCCTCCATCAATGGTAATACGCTGTACTTATTGTAATAGTTGCTTATGGTACTATCTGCCAAACCAGGTGTAGCCTTGGTGAGGGCGGCCTTAGCAGCGTCTAAATTCAAATACCCGGTAGCAGCACTTAGCGGGCAAGCCGAAGAAAACATCTCCGGGTGGTGCAGCGCGTAAATAAAGCTACCGCCGCCGCCCATGCTCAGCCCGGCTATGGCACGGAAGCGCTTATCGCTTTTAACCTTGTACTTTTTCTCTACAAAGGGTACAAGTTCAAAAAAAAAGAAATCCTCGTAATTCCAGTCGCCTTTTATATCATTAAAATATCCTCGACGGCCTGTATTGGCGTCGGGCATTACAATTATCATCGGTGTGGCGGTACCTTCGCGTATGGCCTTGTCGGTAATGTTCAGCACTTCGCCAAATTGTACCCATCCGGTTTGATCGTCACCGGCACCATGCAGCAAGTACAGTATTGGGTAAGAGCGGCCGCTGCTTTCATAATCGGGCGGAAGGTATATAGCGTACTTACGTTCGCTCTTTAGTATTTTACTGTTTACGGTTAGGTTGTCGTACACTTTGCCGGTCTGCGCCATTACAGCAAAAGGGCAAAGCATAAGCATGCATGCAATAAGCTTTTTCATTTATAAAGGGTTTTCTAATTGGGAGCGTACAACCGGGGTTTGTTGCTGGCAGATAAATTTAATAATAAAACACCGAAGTGCAAGGCCAGGCTTATCTCTTTTTTGTAGCTGCTGTATCACTGGCGTTTACACCTGCGTAATGTATTTGTAAACTAAACAAAACACTAACTAAAACTTATTACAATGAAGCGCATAAGTAAATCTCTTCTGCCCGGCCTGCTGGCGATAGGGCTGTTTTCCTGCAACAAAAGTGACCTGGAGCCCGGCACCGGTAAAGACCTTGTATTAACTGCCACCGAACAGCAAAAGGTTGCTGCTGACAATAAGTTCACGCTTAAGCTATTCAAAGGAATAGGACTGGCAGACAGTATAGATCATAATGTATTTATGTCGCCGTTAAGCGTAAGCTTTGCTATGGCGATGACGGCAAACGGAGCAAAAGGCGCTACGCTCGACTCCATCAACAAGGTCATGGAGTTTACCGGCTTTACACGGGACGACGTTAATAACTACTACAATAAGCTGGTGACCGATCTGCCGCAACTAGACCCTAACACAAAGCTCAATATAGCTAACTCCATATGGTACCGCCAGGGCTTTAACGTGCTGCCCGATTTTATATCTGTAAACACCACAAAATACCAGGCACAGGTACAAGCGCTTGATTTTGGAAGTGCATCAGCAAAAAACACCATTAACGACTGGGTGAGCGGTAAAACAAATGGTAAAATTCCTACTATAATTAATGCTATACCGACGGAAGTACAAATGTATTTAATAAACGCCATTTACTTTAAAAGTACCTGGAAGGCGAAGTTTGATGCTGCAAATACTGCTAAAAAGCCTTTTTATTTACAAGGCGGTGGTACAGTGCAGGCGGACCTGATGTCCAAAGAAGGGCTCGAATATAAAACAAACTTTATCCCCGCTGACAGTACCCGGATTGCCGAAATCCCTTACGTGCATGATAAGTACAGTATGGTTATTGTGCTTCCGGGGGCAAACAAAACGGTGAAGCAGGTGCTCAGTGGCCTTACTGCCGATAAATGGCAATCCTGGATGAGCGGCTTATACCAACTTAAAGGGCGCGTTATTATGCCTAAATTTAAGTTCAGCTATGGCAAGACACTCAACCAGCCCTTGTCGTCCTTGGGTATGAGTCTGCCTTTCAGCAACTCTGCCGACCTGTCTGGCATTAATGGTAATGGCGGGCTTAAGATAACTGAAGTAATGCACAAAGCATTTGTAGAAGTTAACGAAGAAGGTACTGAAGCGGCTGCTGCAACGTCAGTATCTGTTGGTGTTACTGCTCCGGCACCATCACCAGACCTGGTGCTGGACCGCCCGTTTATGTTTGCGATAAGGGAGATGAAAACCGGGTTGATTATTTTTGCGGGTATTATAAACAACCCCACGTTAGCAGGTCAATAAGTTCATATCTATATAAAACAAAAGCGCTCCAGGTCGGGGCGCTTTTGTTTTATACCATGTCACCCATCAACGGGTCGCTAAAGCCTGGCTTGCCTGTTTCTACCCGTCCTGCGTAGCGTGCTGCGAAATCCGGGTAACCTTTAACTTTAACACTGAAGTCATACCAACCAAAGCTTTTAGCCAGGTCGATCTTCATTATCTGCGGAGCAAAGCTTTCGTAATGAATGGTCATCTGCTTTGCCGTGGTCTTGTAGGCATTGTCAGTAACCTCTACGGTTAGCGGCGCGTGATTGCCGGGTATGCTAAAGGTAAGCGCAACGTTGCCGTTTGCTGCATTACTCACCATTTGATAGGCAAAGTCAACGTTTATCTGTGGGTCTTTTGCATCACCTTTAAACTCCCTGTAAAAGCCATTTGGCCCGTAAACACGCAAATAATATTTGCCGTTCTCAAAATCAGCCAATGGCCATTCATCTGTAATAGTATCTCCCGGAGTTACCGCGTAGCTCCATGTGCGTACAACTTCCATAGTGCCCGGCGTGTGCAGGCTTGCATATTTGCCCGGCGCGTAAACATTAAATGCCCCGCCTGCAGCCTGTTTGCCAAAAAGCTTGTCGCCGGCTTTAAAAGTAAGTTCTACCGCGTTTTTGGCTTTATTAAAGCCGCCGTCGACGTATAGCTCGTACGGCAAAGCGCAGGCGTGCTTGATGCCTTTCTCCTGCTGTGCCATAATGGGCGAAGTACGCGGGTTGTGTTTTATTGTTTTAACATCAGCGTCGGTAAGTTTTTTGAAGGTAGGCAGGCTCTTGAACTTGGCTTTGTGAATACCTTTTACATAAGCATCCATATCTAAGAATACTGGTGTAGGTATTTGCTCGCCATTATACTGCCTGAAGGCCGAGGTTAGGTCACCACAAACCGTCCGGCGCCAGTTGCTGATGTTGCTTTCTTTAACATCCTTACCAGTTTTAAGCTTGATGAACTTCTCCAGAAACTGCAGGCTGGACGTATGGTCGAAAACTTCCGAATTCACCCATCCGCCGCGGCTCCATGGCGATGCGATGATCATCGGTACCCGATAGCCCAGGCCAATAGCATTTTCGCGGTAGTATTTGGCATCCCACTCTTTGCGCTTTTTTTCCTGATCCATAGTAACAAACTCTGCCTGGGTATCTATACCACCTGATACTTTTCCGGTGCCCGGCTTGTGCGAATGTGGCGCCACGAAGGGCGGCACATGGTCAAAGTAGCCGTCGTTCTCGTCATAGGTAAGAATAAAGATGGTCTTCTTCCAAACTTCGGGGTTGTGCGTCAGGATGTCCATTACTTCTGATACATACCATGCGCCATACCATGGTGCGCTGGGGTGGTCAGAGAAATTTTCGGGCGCTGTTATCCATGATACTGTAGGTAGCTTGCCTGTTTTAACATCCTCCCTAAACTGATACAGTACATCGCCTTTGGGTACCTGTACCTCACGCGCAACACCATTGTCGGTATATTTAAGTGTGGTTAGCTTGTGGTAATTGTCGTCTTTACTGTTGGTGTCAAATGCTTTTTTGTGGATGTTCTTTTCGCGGTCTGTCAGCTTATCAAACGTGCCTGCCTCGGTTAGGTGGATGTCTTTTTTTATATTCTCCATATCCTTGCGCATTTGTTTTAGCTGCAGTTGCAGGTGGTCTATGTGTGCATCTCCGGGTGGCAGCGCAGCAAGCTTCTTTTCAGCTTCGGCAATCTGCGCCGGTAACAGCGCGTGTTTCTTTTTAAGGTATTCTAAGTGCTTACTGTGAAGTTTTACATGATACTGCTCAAAATACTCCAGCGGGTTATCCCCAAAATTCGATAACCAGGATTCCTGTTCACCCTCAAAGCCAACGTTAACGTATAATTCGTTCTGGTAACACTTCCAGGATATACCGGCTTCTTCCAGCCGTTCGGGGAAAGTGGTCCAGTTCAGGGTTTCAAAGTCAGCATCCTCGTTCCACACATTTGCCTGAGAGTCTTCATTCTGGTCTTTGCGAATAGTTCCGCTCCACAGGAACAAACGGTTTGGCGTAGTACCGGTGAGCGACGAGCAAAAGTGCTGGTCGCAAACGGTAAACGCATCGGCCAATGCGTAGTTAAAGGGGAGGTCCTGCCGGGTATGGTAGCCAAGGGTAAGCGGCATGTCCTTGTACGCTTTGCTGCCCGATTGTTTTTCTACCAGCCATTTATCAAACTTACCATCGTTACGGGCATCTACCTGGTTTGTCCA is part of the Mucilaginibacter terrenus genome and encodes:
- a CDS encoding serpin family protein translates to MKRISKSLLPGLLAIGLFSCNKSDLEPGTGKDLVLTATEQQKVAADNKFTLKLFKGIGLADSIDHNVFMSPLSVSFAMAMTANGAKGATLDSINKVMEFTGFTRDDVNNYYNKLVTDLPQLDPNTKLNIANSIWYRQGFNVLPDFISVNTTKYQAQVQALDFGSASAKNTINDWVSGKTNGKIPTIINAIPTEVQMYLINAIYFKSTWKAKFDAANTAKKPFYLQGGGTVQADLMSKEGLEYKTNFIPADSTRIAEIPYVHDKYSMVIVLPGANKTVKQVLSGLTADKWQSWMSGLYQLKGRVIMPKFKFSYGKTLNQPLSSLGMSLPFSNSADLSGINGNGGLKITEVMHKAFVEVNEEGTEAAAATSVSVGVTAPAPSPDLVLDRPFMFAIREMKTGLIIFAGIINNPTLAGQ
- a CDS encoding MBL fold metallo-hydrolase; this translates as MQRRQFITQTALTAGALAFLSKSGFANLLAQPGYQVTPLRNNVGIFTEKGGTIAWLVNKEGIVVVDAQFPDTAPHLIAEMQKKSDKPFQWLINTHHHGDHTSGNIAFKGLVKKVAAHANSLTNQKNAAAKGGNDDKQLYPDTTFTDKWKIKHGDESIAAHYFGTGHTNGDAMIHFEHANIVHTGDLVFNRMYPYIDRSAGASCKHWPLALESSLKTFDSKTQYVFGHAFDPVKVTGTAEDLKLMQDFLVKLVAYVESSIKAGKTKEEILAAKSIPGVTEFQGGGIERGLTAAYEELTA
- a CDS encoding alpha/beta hydrolase, with product MKKLIACMLMLCPFAVMAQTGKVYDNLTVNSKILKSERKYAIYLPPDYESSGRSYPILYLLHGAGDDQTGWVQFGEVLNITDKAIREGTATPMIIVMPDANTGRRGYFNDIKGDWNYEDFFFFELVPFVEKKYKVKSDKRFRAIAGLSMGGGGSFIYALHHPEMFSSACPLSAATGYLNLDAAKAALTKATPGLADSTISNYYNKYSVLPLMEAMPDAQKKAVRWFMDVGDDDFLYEGNGLVHNLMRKKDIPHEYRVRDGAHNWTYWRASLPVVLEFVSQSFHQY
- a CDS encoding cell division protein FtsX, which codes for MEEFETSASAKKTKTIYISTVFGIAMVLLMIGLLGLILVHANNLSRYVKENIVLNIFMDDAAHEADVLQLQKQLDGNVMVKQTQYVSKELAARNLQKDLGEDFVKFLGYNPLSQSLDVYLKADYANNSGIDKFKADLLKNPLVKEVKYQQSLVDQMNQNLTSISLVILAFAGIFVVLSVALINNTIRLAIYSQRFLIKSMQLVGATKGFIRKPFLLYGIWHGLLGGLIAILILILTLYLAYKQVPDLVILQNYTEFGIVFLGVIGLGILMSAVSTYLAVNKFLRLKIYDLYR
- a CDS encoding phosphocholine-specific phospholipase C; protein product: MSDTRREFLKKAAMLSGAAGLSSLLPPSIQKALAINPAKGSTWQDAEHVVILMQENRSFDHCFGTLKGVRGYNDPRAIDLPNGNPVWLQTDRKGDTYAPFHLDIKNTKATWMSSLPHSWTNQVDARNDGKFDKWLVEKQSGSKAYKDMPLTLGYHTRQDLPFNYALADAFTVCDQHFCSSLTGTTPNRLFLWSGTIRKDQNEDSQANVWNEDADFETLNWTTFPERLEEAGISWKCYQNELYVNVGFEGEQESWLSNFGDNPLEYFEQYHVKLHSKHLEYLKKKHALLPAQIAEAEKKLAALPPGDAHIDHLQLQLKQMRKDMENIKKDIHLTEAGTFDKLTDREKNIHKKAFDTNSKDDNYHKLTTLKYTDNGVAREVQVPKGDVLYQFREDVKTGKLPTVSWITAPENFSDHPSAPWYGAWYVSEVMDILTHNPEVWKKTIFILTYDENDGYFDHVPPFVAPHSHKPGTGKVSGGIDTQAEFVTMDQEKKRKEWDAKYYRENAIGLGYRVPMIIASPWSRGGWVNSEVFDHTSSLQFLEKFIKLKTGKDVKESNISNWRRTVCGDLTSAFRQYNGEQIPTPVFLDMDAYVKGIHKAKFKSLPTFKKLTDADVKTIKHNPRTSPIMAQQEKGIKHACALPYELYVDGGFNKAKNAVELTFKAGDKLFGKQAAGGAFNVYAPGKYASLHTPGTMEVVRTWSYAVTPGDTITDEWPLADFENGKYYLRVYGPNGFYREFKGDAKDPQINVDFAYQMVSNAANGNVALTFSIPGNHAPLTVEVTDNAYKTTAKQMTIHYESFAPQIMKIDLAKSFGWYDFSVKVKGYPDFAARYAGRVETGKPGFSDPLMGDMV